Below is a genomic region from Microbulbifer sp. ALW1.
GGCCAAGCTTTATACCGGGATCTTCGGTACCCAGGGTATCGAATGCCAGGGTGGCATATTCGCCTTCACCGATTCCCGCATTATAGAGGCTGCCACTATCGACCAGATTGTGATTCCACTCAGAGGTATAGCCTTCGTCAGGGAATTCACCGTTGGGGTAATGCAGGCGCCCGACAATGATTTGTTTCCAGGTGGTATTGCCATCGCCCTGGTCAAATTCAAAGTAGTAAACCTTGTCAAAAATGACCTGCTCCTGCACATCGGCTTGCGCTAGGTTATTCCAGGTCCACCAGTCACCGGCCAGATATCCACCCAGATCAATTTCAAGGTGTGTGCCCGCATAGGTCCAGCTACCAGAGATGTCGTGAAGCTGCGTACTCAGTCGACTGGAACCGTCGGTTTCCAGGTTCAACAGGCCACCGTAATTTGAGCCCTGGAAGCCGCCAAAGTTGGTGAACATAAACTCACCAGTTCCGGGGTCGGCCAGCAGTGCCGGTGTGCTGCTACTGTCGTGAGGGTCTGTACCCACTTTGACTTCGTGCAGGTCAAGGAAGCCATCATTATCCTGGTCTCCGCCCATATTGGAGGAGAGTGGGTCCAGTCCGGTATTCCATTCTTCACTGTCAGTCAGGCCATCGGCATCGCTATCCTGCGACTGGGCATTGGTGCCAATCGAATACTCATCGATGTTCAGCAGCCCATCGCTGTCGGCGTCATACCAGGCATCATCGCCATTGTACGGATCGAGGCCATTGGCAATTTCCCAATCGTCGGACATACCGTCGCCATCGCTGTCCAGGATACCCCGTACAAACTGGCCTATATAACCACTCCAATCACACAGTTGGCCCTCACAGAAGTACCCGTAGCCCTGGCGAATGGTGATATAGAAACGGTCGTTTGTACCATCACCACTGGTGTCTTCGGCATCGTTGAAGGTCACATGCCGGCGGCGGTACTCGTGACATTCCGCCGCGCCCTGGCAGTCGGACTCGGCATAATATGTCCAGTTCTCGTCGCGGTAATAGTGGGCAACAACCGTGTTGTCCACGATTTCCCACCCAAACGGTGCTCCCTGATACCACGCACCTTCATACAGCGACTCTTGATAGCCAAGGCCGTCGTCATTGAATACCAGCGCAAAAGTGGTACTGCCTGAGGGATCGCCTTCCGGCGCATTCTCCAGTCGCCCAACCACATCAGATGCGGAAAGAGACCCGATAGTAACCTCTTCCCACATTGACTGTTCCGCAGCAGCTGAGCCGGACAGACCCGGAGCGGCACTGTCAAATTCATGCAGAACGACAGTCTTGATACCTTTGCCAAAGGTTTCGATAAAGTAAGTGGTGGTACGAGCGCTACTGCCGTCGTAGTCCGCTACCAGAGTCCCATCTCCCTCTGTGTTCCAGGTAACTGGGTGATTGCCACTGCCACCGATTTCCGTGGGAACCACAAGATGACCCGAATTGTCACCATTCAGTACGATCTCAGTTGGGTAAGTTACCCAGCTCGGGTCTACCGAGTAGTCAGTGCCTACACCAATTCTGGTGGTAAACGTACCGCTGGAAAGTGCAGGTGCATCCGTAGAGCCCGTACCGAGAAGCTGATACTCATAAACATCTACAAATGCCTCTTCGGGGAGCGCTTCGGTGGGATAGACATATCGCCCGACGGTTACGATTTTCCAAACTGGCGCGGGGCCAGACTGCACTTCAAAAATGGAGATACTGTCGACCCATTCTTCTATCTCTGTGCCGTAGCCCAGCTCGTCGACAAACCAGTAGTCACGGTTGACGTAGGAACCGTTACCGATACCAGTAATGGCATTGCCATCATGCATCCAGGTGAAATTGGCACTGCCGTTATGCTTGGCAAACCGGCCCTCGTCGTCATTGCCGATACCGTCGCCGGCAAGATCCAGCACGTAAGCATTCGCAGCGAAGTTGCCCTGCTCACCCAGCAAGTAACGGCCTTCGCCTGGGTTGTCCATTGATGGGGGGAAAGAGAATTCGTCAGCGCGGTCAGTACCTGCCATGGTTTCGTGCAGGTTGCTGAAGCCGTCGTTATCGTCGTCTTCGTTCGCATCGCCTGCGTAGTCCGGATCAAACCCATTCTGAATTTCGAAGAGATCCGTAAGGCCGTCGCCATCGGTATCAATATTTGGGTCAATGGCGGTGGTGGTTACGGTGGCGTTAAAGCCCATGGCCGCGAGGGCGGGGCCGCGCAAATCGAAGTGGCCGTTGGCATGCCCAAAGTCTACCCAGACATCCCACTCACCGAGGCTCGCCCAGTCGGGCACGTATAGCAGCCCCTCAGTACTGCTGCCGTCCAGATACAGGTAATGCTGCTCTACGTCTTCCGGAGAAAAATGCAGGGACACATTGGAATAGTTGACGTTGTCCTGATCAGCGGTACTGAATACAACACTGGCTTCTGCGCTGCCATTGGTTAGGTCAATGGTTGTGGGGTCGATACTCAGAGCTGTGATTTCTGGTCGGCCAAAGTCCGCACTGTACCAATCGACAGGACTGATGAGAGCAAGATCATCTTGCGGAATTGCGTTACCCCAGAGGTCGACATTTCTCAGATCTGTAACGGACTGCAACGGGGTAATATCCGTTAGCGCGTTGTGGTTCATGTACAGATGCTGAAAGTTCGATTTCGACGAGAGATCCGGAATTGTAGTGATCGCGTTTTCGTTGGCATTGAGCCAGTGCAGGTTCGACAGCGTGGAGACCGTACTAATATCTACCAACCGGTTGCGGGAAACATCCAACCCCCAAATGTCTTTATTCGCTAGTGGCTGCAAATCACTGATGCGGTTGTTACCCAGATAAATATCCGAATTCAGCGGTGCGCCAGTCAACGGTGAGATATCCTCAATGAGGTTATCACTGAGGTTGAGGTAGCTCAGGTTAGGCAGATCAGCCAGCACACTGATATCGCTGATACCGCTATTCCATGCATTCAGCCCGGTCAACTGCGGGAAATCCGCCAAGAAGCTGATATCGGACACGCCCAGTGAGCTGATACCAAGATGACGTAAGCTCGGCAGCGAATTCAGCTCATTGATCATGCCGCCAACATCTGAGATCGGGTTGTCATTCACATCCAGGGTTTCCACCGCATGCGGTACGGCGAAGTTAGGAAGTGCAGTCATACCGGTGCCATCTGCCCATAACTGGCGCAACACCGGCAGTGAATCGAGCACGGAAAGATCTGCAATCGGGTTCCAGCTGATATTTACCGAGTGGATCGGCAGCCCTGAGAGCGGAGTCAGATCGGAGACTGCGGCTCCGGCAAAATGAAGATCGGTCAACAGCGGCAGTTGTGTAACCGGGGATAAGTCTGAAAACGCACCGCCGCTATTCAGATCCAGGCTCTGTAACATGAACAGCTGTTCAATCCCGCCCAGGTCTTCAATATCGTTGTTATTACAGCCAAGCCATTGAAGATCTTCTACGTAGGTTGCGGCTCCGTGCACGCAGCTTTGCAGCTCTGGGTCGGAAAATGACAGGGTGTTGATATCGATGGGTGCAGGATTCGAGTTGGTAACATCGACCTCAACAGGAAACCCCTGTGCCTGAATCTGTGACGCATCCATGTGCAGGTGATTGTTGGCATAATCATCTGCAGCAATATAGTTAATTAACCATTTGCCCGCTGCGTCACTGCTATGGAAAACTAGCGTTGCCTGAGTTTGATCGGGAGTAAAGTACACCGACTTGGAATCAGACTCCCAGTTTTCATGGTAAATTTCGATCCACCCATCTCGTACTCCACTGCCATCGCCATCGTCCAGTTCCAGCTCTACGGTAATGGCAACATAGCCATTCGGAGCTTCATCCAGGTTGATGCTGGTAGCAGAGAAAGCGAGGTTGGTAACAACGGGAGCCGCCATGTCGACAGGGCCCGTGCCATTGACCGTCAGGAGGGTTTCTGTAAATCCCATTACCTCCAATTGCGGCTTGGTCACTTCGAAACAATCGCCACCATCAATACACACATTTCCTGACAAGGCCCAGTCACCACGCTCGGCATAGGCGCTGAGCCAGCTGCTTCCTTCTGAGGTTCCGTTCCAACTGTCGCAGTAACCGGCGCTGGCCACTCCACTCGGGCTAACCAAATGAACACAGGACTCCCAAACGGGAGAGTCGTCAAGCGCACTACCAGAGACGGTAAAAAAGATCTGGTGATCACCATCGTCTGTATCAATGGCACCGGTGGGCGAGAAGCTGGCTTGGTCCAGCTGCACTGGCAGCTGAGATCCGCTGTAGTCAGAGACTGCAGCGGCCAACGCATTTTCTTCTGCGCCGCCCGGGGTAAACAGATTGCTTTCCAGTCTCACGTATTGCAGCGTTGAGATCTGGAGCAATGCCGCCAGGTCGTCGTCTTCAAGGCCGTTTTGATCCAAAATTAGATCTGTCAGGGCCGGAAATGCGGCGCCCAGGTCAGAATAGCCCGCTCCAACCGCATCTGGCAGATCCTTTACCCAGGATCTGTTTAGGTCAATATGAGCAAGATTGGACATTCCCATCAGCGGGCCCAGATCCGATACCCTGCTACCCCACAAGACTACATAGTCCAGAGGTAAGCCGTTGAGGGGGGAGACATCTGAAACTGGGTTGCCACCTAGGTCTAGGCCACGCAAACCTGAGACCATTTCCAGTGCGCTAATATCTGTAATCTGGTTCGCCCAGATGCTCAACCATTCCAAGTTAGGGAAAAACGAGTAGCTAGATAATGATGAAAAATCATTGTCATCTATATTTGATTCAGCGATTTCCAGAAAACGAAGTTGGCTTAAACCGGAAAGTACTTCGATATCAAAATCTGGAACTCGTGCAATCTGGAGCTGGTTCAACTTGGATAAACCGGCTAGTTCAGAGTATTCCGTCAGCGGGTTGTTGGACAACCAAGCCTCAAACAACTCGGTAAGTTGACCGATACCCGACAAGTCCGAAATTTCCCGGTTATTGCAATAGAGATATGTAAATTCACTGATCTCAGTCCAGCCGTAGTTTACGGCCATTTCATCTACACAGGCTTCAAGGTTTGCATCCGCAAATGTCAGGTCATCGATTTCGGTCGCATATGCGCCAGGGCTAAATAACGAAGCGATGATCGCGAAAGGCAGAAGCAGGTGCTTAAAAGTATCCATGACATTCTTTTTGTCGGTGCGCGCTACTTCGGAGTGCTGCAGGTCCATGACAGGGCTCCTCGTGATGTTCCGTCTACGAGTCAATAACAGCCAACTCGCTGTAATTAATTTACTGGTGCTGACTTGGGCTTACTGAATTGCCTGTGGAGAACCCAACTGGCGGCGCTGAATAACTTCTCGAC
It encodes:
- a CDS encoding FG-GAP-like repeat-containing protein; the protein is MDQNGLEDDDLAALLQISTLQYVRLESNLFTPGGAEENALAAAVSDYSGSQLPVQLDQASFSPTGAIDTDDGDHQIFFTVSGSALDDSPVWESCVHLVSPSGVASAGYCDSWNGTSEGSSWLSAYAERGDWALSGNVCIDGGDCFEVTKPQLEVMGFTETLLTVNGTGPVDMAAPVVTNLAFSATSINLDEAPNGYVAITVELELDDGDGSGVRDGWIEIYHENWESDSKSVYFTPDQTQATLVFHSSDAAGKWLINYIAADDYANNHLHMDASQIQAQGFPVEVDVTNSNPAPIDINTLSFSDPELQSCVHGAATYVEDLQWLGCNNNDIEDLGGIEQLFMLQSLDLNSGGAFSDLSPVTQLPLLTDLHFAGAAVSDLTPLSGLPIHSVNISWNPIADLSVLDSLPVLRQLWADGTGMTALPNFAVPHAVETLDVNDNPISDVGGMINELNSLPSLRHLGISSLGVSDISFLADFPQLTGLNAWNSGISDISVLADLPNLSYLNLSDNLIEDISPLTGAPLNSDIYLGNNRISDLQPLANKDIWGLDVSRNRLVDISTVSTLSNLHWLNANENAITTIPDLSSKSNFQHLYMNHNALTDITPLQSVTDLRNVDLWGNAIPQDDLALISPVDWYSADFGRPEITALSIDPTTIDLTNGSAEASVVFSTADQDNVNYSNVSLHFSPEDVEQHYLYLDGSSTEGLLYVPDWASLGEWDVWVDFGHANGHFDLRGPALAAMGFNATVTTTAIDPNIDTDGDGLTDLFEIQNGFDPDYAGDANEDDDNDGFSNLHETMAGTDRADEFSFPPSMDNPGEGRYLLGEQGNFAANAYVLDLAGDGIGNDDEGRFAKHNGSANFTWMHDGNAITGIGNGSYVNRDYWFVDELGYGTEIEEWVDSISIFEVQSGPAPVWKIVTVGRYVYPTEALPEEAFVDVYEYQLLGTGSTDAPALSSGTFTTRIGVGTDYSVDPSWVTYPTEIVLNGDNSGHLVVPTEIGGSGNHPVTWNTEGDGTLVADYDGSSARTTTYFIETFGKGIKTVVLHEFDSAAPGLSGSAAAEQSMWEEVTIGSLSASDVVGRLENAPEGDPSGSTTFALVFNDDGLGYQESLYEGAWYQGAPFGWEIVDNTVVAHYYRDENWTYYAESDCQGAAECHEYRRRHVTFNDAEDTSGDGTNDRFYITIRQGYGYFCEGQLCDWSGYIGQFVRGILDSDGDGMSDDWEIANGLDPYNGDDAWYDADSDGLLNIDEYSIGTNAQSQDSDADGLTDSEEWNTGLDPLSSNMGGDQDNDGFLDLHEVKVGTDPHDSSSTPALLADPGTGEFMFTNFGGFQGSNYGGLLNLETDGSSRLSTQLHDISGSWTYAGTHLEIDLGGYLAGDWWTWNNLAQADVQEQVIFDKVYYFEFDQGDGNTTWKQIIVGRLHYPNGEFPDEGYTSEWNHNLVDSGSLYNAGIGEGEYATLAFDTLGTEDPGIKLGPTRLTLSTTPANSSDALNERSDLSWSDDGNGTLVLDYGNGNTTEYRFTDAIGNSRNALAVYQFDGARYATSVLFHNHVDLGLTAPDIVGLYVSDGRDSLDGTPQFGLEFAGDGQAYHLYWDGSQWNREGWSYTWYLQGGTVFAHAWVDAETGTRYNESTCGGNDANCVLWRERQVTINDIVGDEIYFTNHQVFDWEYDGTFDNNFWNGYVSIFQKIVPPGDFDNDGINDNEDLDDDNDGIPDQLEIDNGLNPLDASDSLADPDADGYSNYQEILAGTDLNEISDFPAGDLYYTMGIESDIVWGSDVSWASQGNGQDWHYRSFAAYGNTPLFIDGSGTQTMRADTRGDFNIAERFIDVAGADNAFVSSYYGWSGCPEGEDCVSQINFDGNFWSRSDGAEGMATSDRGLMFNSELVEGGAQTRYTWTTFRVKAPDALSLADINGVWHISNWGREFERGSSYSEGHYIGNADWQFNGDGTCQQVTPFDYHDIWASFDGQNLAPQGIDEESGQDNLEACSYTVDPVAGRVLVDLKLGGDDENTVVALNIDAAKQRMIAVYMDDEDWGVGAGMVMAIKKGDAASYASNAVLNGTVFMTGNLSFLDWGNSVDTRSTGARIARAVIDFDGNGATDGEGYNACTLQRVEKFQGHNLGGYIGSDGWQSAWQYSSVSYPSQCRYRVNADGTVDLEQGEPDELVSTVFQLDANGELLTATYVGNGYSEQLLGVVLSGVADPVMASVRFIDFGFFDTDGDGMDDNFEIAFSLDLNGDDSTGDPDQDGLTNLEEFEIGTNPLEADSDGDGMDDAYEAANNLDPTVDDAAADADEDGATNLEEFEAGTDPQDPGSVPNTVAAVKDDFNGDGKSDIFWHNPNNLWTMIWEMDGTSVTSSPWVKQYASGWEVVAMADFNGDLKTDILWQNPDNLWTMIWEMDGTTVTNAQWVKSYGTEWEVAAVADFNADGKSDILWKSASLQMTMIWEMDGTTVVASPWVKSFANGWDIAAVEDFNGDGKADILWQSQAQQMTMIWEMDGATVVKSPWVKQFASGWEIASVADFNGDGKADILWKSDSLQMTMIWEMDGTTVTKSPWVKQFATGWEVAAVADFNGDGKSDILWLHPGSRNTMIWQMDGTSVVASPWVKQFAADWEIVKVADFNGDGKSDILWQNPQNKWTMIWEMDGTTVAKSPWVKQYASDWLAM